The stretch of DNA AATGTGCATGTATATTCTGGCAATTCCCAACATGGTACGACGAGCTGATAAAGCACTATCTGAAGGGGTTTCCTCAAGGTCTgattcacttttattttgctttctttATAGGCATATTGGGTCCTTATCTACACAGCCCAAGACGTAAACTATCTGTATGCGGGTCGATTTCTGGCTGGCATGTCGGGTGGCGGTGTTTATGTTGTCCTGCCCATATTTATTGCAGAAATTGCCGATAATGGGTAAGCAAAAGTGTGCTCCAGTGGGAGAGTCAAATATATGATTTACAGTTAATCAATTTCTGTAGATTAGTTCAAGTATTACGTGCAGACGATAAAGACATCAGTGTACGCCAATATCGGTTCACATTTGTCTACTTCGAGTGATTAGATTCAAGTACTTCTGAGAACTACTTCCTATTTTTGAATATGACAATTATGGAAATACCCATTGAGGGATTATTATTTCGATTATTCTAGAGGCTTCAATTGGATTCCCCCCAGTCACATCTGAAATCTTTCTTTACAGCGTTCGTGGTGCTCTATCATCCATGGCCATGATGTACGTTAGCATGGGAATAGTGATAGGCTTCGCTTTGGCCTCCTATCTCTCGTACTATCTGATGCCTTGCATCATCGTCGCCCTGCCTGCGATATTTATGCTATCAGTCATTGGACTGCGCGAGACGCCACAATATTTGCTGAAGCATGGGCGTGACGGGGAGGCTGAGAGATCTTACTACTTCTACAAGAACCTCACGCCGCCAGCCCCCAATGATAAAGAGGCGGCACACCATGATGCTGCCAAAATGGAATTTGACACGTTCCGTCTGCAGGTACTCAGTGGCGGCGTCACTCAGAGCATTACCTGGAGAGATTTCTGTGAGTGGAGATAAGCTATGAATTTATGGTGCTGACTCCGCTGAACATCCCGATTCTATTTTTCAGTCAATGTACCCACCATAAAGATCTTTGGCCTGATCTTTGTGCTGATCATCTGCAATCAGTTGTCTGGCAGCTTCGCAATCTTCAACTACACATCGCACATCTTTGCGGAGTTGGGCAACAAATTGGATCCGAATACCTGCACCATTGTGGTGGGGGCTGCCCAACTGTTTGGCATACTCTGTGCCGTTGTCCTGGTGGATCGTCTCGGACGTCGTGTGCTACTCCTCACATCGATGGCGGGCATGGGTCTGGGAGAGCTGGCCATTGCTCTGCTGAAGATCTGTTGCACACCGGAGTTCCTAGAAGAGAACGGCTGGCTGCCTTTGGTAGTGATGTGCTTCATTGCAGTTATTGCATCCGTGGGTGTCATATCCCTAATctttatcatcatcattgagCTGTTGCCGGCAAAGGTAAGCCACGCTAGAGATTGGTTTTGAAGTGTCTTGGTATTGACATCTAATCCTTTTCATAGATCCGCTCCCTTGGCACCTCTTTGAGCATGGCCACCTTCAGTGCCTTCATCTTTGTATCGCTGAAGATCTATCCCACCATGATTTACGATGAGGGTCTGCCCGCCACCATGTTCATGTCGTCGAGCATGTGCCTGTTTGGTTTCATTGTCTTGGGGCTCTATCTGCCGGAGACCAAAGACCGCCTCATGACGCACTGATGCCGATTGTTTTCGTGTGAAAATCAATGATGTCTCTACATCAAACCTGCGGCCACGCCAAAAActgtttgcctgcctgccagactgcctgccagccttTTGTTGCAGATCCATTGCATAAGAGACTCGACAATTTGTGGCTGCTCATCCTGAACTCTTGAACTTAATTCAATTTTGGAGTACTGCGatgtggtttggtttggtttggtttggttttgctcttTGTCTGCGGGATCATCTGGGGATCTTTTGTaaatagaaatttaattttgttaggGAGAAAGTCTCCCGGGTCGGGGCTGTGATCTGTTGATTGATATGAGCTCAAATTGTAAGTGAAATAGGTTTAAGTAGGTTATTATTACTAGTTTATTGAATTACGAATAATAAATCAACCAAATCGAAGCCCCGCTTTCATCCTATTTCATGGCCAGTAAGCCACAGGAAAATCTTTAAAGGAAAACTCTTTCACTATCTGCTTTCGCTGCGCTGAGGCAGAATTAATGAACTCGCAAAATCGTAGAAGATAAAAGCAAGtccaaaagataaacaaacaatgaCTCATAAATTtaccaacaataaaaattactTCTTTGGCTGGTACTCTGCATTTTTGGTGCAAATCAAGCAGCGGCACGGGGAGctcaaaagaaaagaaaatttgaTCTTTATGACAGGACACACAAGTCTGAGATCTCTCCCAGATATCCAGACAAAGCCGCAGAGACTTTTTAAATGGGCCACAAACCTCAGGCCCAGACAAATATCCACAATGGCCCAGACAAATGCTCACATTTTGTGATGGAGAAGAGCTCTTATTTCGGGAGCTGCTCcgtccagccatccatccacttAGCCGAAAAGAGGTTgcatcaaaatgcaatttcataattttcacaCGTTTTTCTGTCACTCTGGAAAATGGGATCTGGGCCCTGCTGACAAGCGGAAATTTGTAACAGTTTTTTCCATCTTAGCTGCACTTTGTTAAGTGCAAATGCAGAGACGACTACTGCAATTAGCTGTTTTCTGATTATCAACTGATAAATACATATCTGGATGACTTGTCGGAAGTGGTGGTGCCCCAGggcatcatcaacatcatgtgtgtgtggcccgGCCCggggctgctgttgcaaccgctcccaaaaaataaaggcCCAAAACAATTGTGGCTAATGCGATCCAGCGATTGCTCTTTGTTACGATTACGagcatttgatttgtggctgcaGGGAATccaattgtttgcctttgatttGTTGAAAGAAAGCTGCAGCTATATCCATTGTGTGGCCCTCATGCTGGGATGACGATTAATACGCAATTTTCTATATCGAGGCAAAATGTCATTCGACAGCAGACCAGTAGACCACCAGACCCCAACACGGTAgcaattccaattcccattTCGAGACCCCATAATTTACAATTAGCgctgcgagtgtgtgccaCTCACCCAGTGATCTCTATTGATAACATTTTGCGGGGATGACAAGAGAAATAGTTTCccgattttatttatttgagtcattgcaaatattgatttcatttcttGCGATGCTTTCGAGTTTCTATTGTTTGGAAATCGATTTCGGTAattgtaaaaatgtatttcaaatatttatctgcTCTAATTTTTGAATGGCTGAatggtggtggttgtggtagAGCTTACCGAATTCCGCATTTTCAATTCATCAAAAAATGTTATACAATCAGTTAGCTGAAGGGCATACAGCACGATCGAATGAGTTGGTTCTGTTTATTCAGAGGAGAGTTTGCATAATGAAAACTATCTTTTAAAGTTGACTGAACTTTTAGCAAAATAGTTAAAGACTTAATTTATACATTCAGACAAtcgatttgcatttcaagcatggttcaacattcaacattcaacacACATAAACgcttaaatattcaaataaaaacctGACTTTTGGTGTGAAAATGTTAAGATAAACAAGAGATGAAAAACAAGTCTTGACAGCAGAAGCTACCGTTAGACCACAGGGGAGACTGGAAAAATATCAttcttatgtatgtacatatgtatgtatgtatgtatgtatattagcCATGATTAATTGAAAGGTCAGCTGGCAGCCAGAGAAGTGCGTGCAGTGCTGGCTATAAACATATCAAAACCtgaaaatgcacacaaattattTGCGTCGTCTCTTCTGAAAAGGTATACAAATAATTGGAGTGGCCTCCAAATGTAGCAAAAATAATGGCCAAAAGGATCAAAAACGGGTTGCCGaacaatttataaaaattagACAAAgaattgcataaaatattaaactttaattagcggcaacggcaaccgTCAGTGAAGCATTTGTAAAACGTCTGCcaataatataattaataagcAGAAGTCTCAGACACGCCACAAAAAGGTCATTAAGTCGACCTCAACTCGTGGAAGACATCATTTTTTACAAAGTAGAACCACAACGTGAAAGAAGTGTTTTTCGCCttgaattataaatttatGCTAGAACATTAATTTAATGCCCCCGACACGAGACTCTGGGATGAAATTTCGCCACACAGCCTGAAAGATTTATGAAAACCAACGAGACATGGCATAAAATTAGCCAAAAGAATGGTCAaatgtgtggatgtggatgaatGCTGCTGTGGCGAGGGCAAAAACACCATTTGGCAGAGGAAACCTTTCTATTTTCtataatacaaatttatgtgGCCACTGACAGCTTTATTTCTATAATTATTATGTAAGAaggcaaaagaagaaaacctATTAATATGGAATTAActttttcaaatttgtttcaaATATAAAGAGCGCAAAAGGCAACTGACGCAACAGTCTTTTTGTATCTGTCTTCTATTCTTAAAGATGAGGTAAAAGTTATTCTGCGAAAGCTTATTGAAAGAGAAAGAATAATGAAAAGGTTCTTCTTTCCACCAGATTTTGTGGTGAAGATTCTAGAAGTGGGAGAAAAAGTAATCTTacgattgattgatggatgtTATTTAAGAGAACTTTCCTTGGATGGTTTGTGCGGTGAAGGTGCCGAGACGAGAGTGGTATTAAAAGTGAATTTCTCGAAGCCATGCTTTTTTCACTCTTTCAGGAAGCATCTACtgcaaaaattcaaatcaCGCCAATCTGTTAAAGGGAATTGCAAAAGCGCCAGTGTTAACCCGCCAGACAGGTGTTTGTTTAAAGAAAAGGTTTAACTATTTTTTGTGCCTTGCTTTTCCTGTCAGCTAATTTCCCTGACGTCTGTGTGgggtctctctgtctgccgtTGAAGGCTGCCGCCAGCTGTCATTGGACTCGCCTAGGGGGTTTTGATATTGCTCCTTAAAAGGGTATAGTACTGGCAGTTCTGGAAGGGGTCTTCGTCCTCATTGACTTGGATTGGATGCAATTATGTTGAGTGcatgtttagtttttttttgtttttttgtggtagTTGATGTTGTGGCAAGTTGTTGTAAATTTGgttataaaacaaacacaaatgacATTATTCGCACGAAAGGCAAGCAGGATGGCTGCCGTTGGTAGCAGCTGTTGTCGCACGACTTTCCTTAGCTTCTTCtgcgaggcagaggcaacaacCGCCCCCTCCTGCACTACTGCCAACCACTCCGACCAGCAATCAATTcgacagcagcgacgacgacatTTGAGCAGGCGCGCAGGCGCCTTTTGTTGCGCTTCAACTTCCGGAAATCACGTTGTAATGTTGGGATTTTTCTTAGCTTagcttcgctttgcttttgttatggaatggaatggaatgggtcAGAGGCACACGGGCAAAAGAAATGTGCACGCGagcaaaattacaaaatgctcAACAGTTAacataaaatttgtttgcttaaagttgttaaactttttcaattatgcaaaaataaaattttaacACAATCTTGTGGTGGCGTCGACTGTTGGTGGGTGAAATGAAGACATGAAGACACGACAGACTTTAAAACCAAAACTAGTCGGTAGATGAGAGTACATTTTCGCTGGGCTATGAAACGTTCCAAGAAAAAGGGACgggaaaaatggaaatccCCGAAATGGTATACATTCACAGATCACGACCAATTGATATTCGTGAAAATCTCCAATTGTTAGCCATGTCTCAGCACTTTTTCATAGttctttttcatttgatttcactCAGAAATCTTCACAGTCAATCAAAAGTTAATAGGATTCTTTCATAACAATCGACTGTCTGATGCGAATTTAATTGATGGCCAACTACCGAAAATCATTGTAAATTGCCTCGCACGCCAAATTGACACCTTGTCGAGGGCACTGGCACTCCCAACATCCCCCCAGAGAGCCGTGGATCTCTAATGTCAGACCCAAAAAACCGTCTACGGCCCCATCCGTGGCACCTAAATCATGGCAGAGAAGAGTCGAACCGTAGACTGCAATTTGAAAAAAGattcttttgatttatatGTACGAAGACACCGAAATGGCCTTCTCAAGTGGCAATCAATTCTGGCtgcagagccaaaagccacaacTAGATTTGGAGCCAAAACGAGAGcccatagacacacacacacaaccacaactAGATTTGGAGCTACAGCTAGAtccagactcagactcagaggCTCATAGCCagaggcatgtggcagaggCACCCAAGTTAAAGTCGATGATTTAACTCGACTCGTTACCTCTCAACGCCATTTGACCCCGCAGCAATTGTGTGGTAGCCACGTTTCCTCGACAGTCGACTCCGGTTGACTCGCTTGGGCCTATTCATTTCTTTGGTTATCAAAAAGCCAACGATCTCCACAATATGTTTTCTATATGCCTCATTTTCTGCACAAATCGCTTGACCTTAAGCGTTTGcttgtaatttatttgtcgTTGCCGTaatttcccacacacacagcactcggtcttttcgtttctttcttctcttagAAGCTCTTAACTGTATTACGTTGATTTTTCACTAGTTTTCACGGGGGGGTCggtctggggctggggctgggactgctTTTGTAGGTTATTGTGGCTGGTTATGTAATGTCtccgacgccgccgccgctttgCCATTGTTGGATTTTGCCCTGAGCTTTAGGTATTTCTTTCTTTGGCTTGAGGGGGAGTCAAATatcagaaagaaagagagagacagagagtagTTTCTTATCAGTACAAAAAGTGGATTTACAGGCAGGGATTATATAACGCAGCAGTTGGTGGCGGGCATTTAATTGATTGTAAGCCACAGATTGGAGGAAATCGAATTTATTAATCTACAATTCCATTGCTTAACTTCTTTAATCATTCCTcatttatataatatacaaCGTACAAGTATACCCGACCCCTAATCAAATTACAGTCTCATGCATCGCCTCCATCATGTATAACACTTCCTGACTAATgaagtggcagtgccagtgcccgaGTCAGAGTCAGTTTCTGTCTTTCAAGGGAAACATCTTCATTAGCactgactgagtgagtgaTGTGTATGGCCAGAGATGTGTTGAGGCTCCTCCAAAGGGAAGAAATGTGTTGAAGCCTCTCCAGCGTGAAAGAAATGAGAAGAGAGTCGTCGAAGCCCCTAGGTGCAAATGGATAAATGCGCTAAAGAGTCGAGTCTCCCCCTGCGACTTTGCCGCCCATTTAAGTGTCCAATAATTCAATCACATCCAACGCCATGTTGATGGGCACCAAAGTGCCGTTAAAGAGTTTCAATTACACCAATTTCCCCAATCGAATTTGAGAAAGTTGAGAGCCCATCATGAGAAAAGCAACATAAATGCAGCCCTGCAGCACATACAACAATTTTTCAACAATATTTAGTAGGCCAAGAATTTAATACTCCATTTTCGAATTGATATGCCAAATGAGACATACATTTTCCGGTCATTCAATTTGGTTTGTCGAGCAGTCAACAGTCTTTCGGTCTTAaatttttttcaaaattttcctatttagaaaactttaaaattatacaaaagtaagtgaaacacaaaaataaaaatgttttattgagataaacaaaattaatataatatCAAAATTTCTTTCAGTTTGGATAAGGTAAAAATTCGACTGCTCAATGGATCTATCGAAGGCCGAACGGCAAACTCCCCAAGAGGACAATAGGCAAAGCAGTGCGGATTACTTAAAAGAGCTCATTCAGGACTTTCTATTCTTCTTGGTTCTCATCTTTGCTGCCGTGCTCATCGGTTGGGGCATATTCCTTGTGCTAGACGATGGCAACGAGTGGAAACGTATGCCGCATAACCGCAACGGCTCAAAGATCTCGCTTCAGAAACCGACGACGGAAGCAATGCGTCCCTGCCAACGGGCTCGACATTGGATTCAGCTGTACCTCATTCGCCATAAGACACATGAACAGGAAAAGGCACAGCAATACCTGCCCACAGAAGCGGCAGAGCATCCATACCCACCAGAGCCGGTAGAGCAGTATTACCATCCGCAAATAAAAACGCAGGTGCCACAAGTAGAACAGCATTCGAAAATTCGAGAAGATTCTGCCAATCAAGTGGACTCGCCATCGAGCAGAGAATTGGGTGGGTAATCCATTTGAAGTCCCATATCAAAGTTGAACCTTTAAAAcctttttgatttatttagaCGACATATACGCAGTCGACTAGCTGAAGACTAAGTGTTAGACTACAAACCAAGAATGTATAAAATTGACTTATCACCGAGCTCttgtatttgatttattcCAGAGTAAGGAACCGCCGCAAAACGTGAGCGAAGGCCACTTCTTGGCACTCGAATAAGTAGTACAATTCTTTGAACACACCGTGCAGCCAAGCTGgtgtaataataaattatttaaattttgaaatacttattttttattttatctctTTGCTCTAAAATACTATTCACACGGACATTAAGGCAAACACTTCCCTATATCATGGCCCCTTCATGGAAATGAAGCCATTGTCAGAGCTGGTAATTGCTTCAAGTACTTGAACGGAGGAAcctttcaattatttttgcgAGAACTTTTAACTGATTCACGACTTGATGGCTCCTCAATGCTGCTGAAGGCACCCGAAATTCTGCTATCTTGGATCTCGAAAATTTTAGATCGACGTGTAAGTGTTAGGGGGGAGGTCTATGATAGCCATCTTCAAgatgccaaagcaaaagaaaaacaaaaagccacaaaacagtAGTTGCGCATGCTCATGATGGTTTAATTGAGGCATTGAGAGAGACGCCGCGGTCTGTCTAAAGgcaaaccaaatgaaatgaagtgtATAATGTTTACCTAACTGAACAATTGCAGTACGGCCTGAAGGGAAACTAGAGGGTGGGGCAtaggcatgggcatgggcactGACATGCCTCTAAGGTTGTCTAAGGTCGAGCCATGTTCTCCGataactgcaactgcagctggtTCTCGTATAATTATATAGAGATAAGCATAAGGAACATTTGCataggccagcagcagctggcacagAACTTAGAACTAGGCAAACAATTGCATAATTACAATATTCCTAACACAAAGCAAAGATACGTCTTGTTTTGggcatttgttttgccattgGCATGTGGGCGTGGTGTGCTTTTGTCTTGtttagaaattaattaaaataatctGCTATTATGCTGACACTCTTTCACAGCGCAGATCTCTTGAGAAATCCATATTTATAGAGAGTGATTTCAAAACCGCAAAGCCCCAGACTTAATGGCATCGCAACACGAAACATTTTGCTCAGTGCAAGAGAAGTTCTGCTTATCtatgattttcttttgggttgaatatttatgaggcTAGTTTAATTAGAAAGATGACATTATTACAGTGTGCATGCCAAGTAAATTTGCAGTTCAACAGTTGGTCCTAAAAGTCTTCAAGCAACAGTGGGAAAGTTACCAATCGCCAAAAACTTGTTCTACACTTAGAACCAAAACGAGTTTTCTGTTCAagtcttttgtgttttttgttgctgttcttttgcttcgtttttgctTGCGTGTTtgatattttcatttactCTTATAAATTGCATAATCTTGAATGATTTGAGGTGTATTAATTTAACGTCTTGTGGTGTCTATTGTGTTGTGGCTTTTGCCAGTGACacagatttatttataaaacttTTGTTCTGAAGCCGGTCTCTGGGCCAGAGAAATGGGTGTGAAAGAGTAGTGATATAATAGCCTAAATTGGCCATGAATTCAGTTTCAGCTTCCCCAATTAATTTTGAAGAGATTTATCTGGAGCAAaaccaatttatttattgtataatttCTGTAGAAGCATTGACAATTGGTGGAGCTTTATTTAATGATTGTTGGAGCAGACGCTGGCCCCCTGTTGGGGCAACATGTTAGGAAATTGTCTACGCACCCATTGACCGAAGACAAAACGTTCGGCCCTAAAAGAAATTACCAATTGCATGGAGATCGATGgacgggatgggatgggatggacGGCTCGCTGGCTCGGATGTTAACTCTTACATGTGTACTCAATTTGAGgggtctctttctctttgtcgtttttcctttggcaattaaataaaacatgtTGAAATTTTGCAATGGGTACTCGTAcgagtgtgtgctgctgcttctcctgctgcggcTCTCTGCTTATATAACCATATGTAAATTATCCCAGCAAATGAAGAAGAAATATGGCTGAGATCATGCGCTTTGCAGGAACACACCTTAAAAAACGATGGAAAAAAGGGAACTACTGTTAGTCCCATGTCCGTGCTACTGTCCATTCCAGGCAGAGTTTGAAGTCAGAGAG from Drosophila subobscura isolate 14011-0131.10 chromosome O, UCBerk_Dsub_1.0, whole genome shotgun sequence encodes:
- the LOC117898098 gene encoding facilitated trehalose transporter Tret1-like, whose protein sequence is MVFEPSQTQKLSIFSARYRWQFIATMTVHIMTLTHGLAVGWLSPSLRLLGSENSPLGPPLTIVQASWVGSLIGLGSLTGNIIFGLLLDRIGRKMCMYILAIPNMAYWVLIYTAQDVNYLYAGRFLAGMSGGGVYVVLPIFIAEIADNGVRGALSSMAMMYVSMGIVIGFALASYLSYYLMPCIIVALPAIFMLSVIGLRETPQYLLKHGRDGEAERSYYFYKNLTPPAPNDKEAAHHDAAKMEFDTFRLQVLSGGVTQSITWRDFFNVPTIKIFGLIFVLIICNQLSGSFAIFNYTSHIFAELGNKLDPNTCTIVVGAAQLFGILCAVVLVDRLGRRVLLLTSMAGMGLGELAIALLKICCTPEFLEENGWLPLVVMCFIAVIASVGVISLIFIIIIELLPAKIRSLGTSLSMATFSAFIFVSLKIYPTMIYDEGLPATMFMSSSMCLFGFIVLGLYLPETKDRLMTH
- the LOC117896805 gene encoding uncharacterized protein LOC117896805 isoform X1; protein product: MDLSKAERQTPQEDNRQSSADYLKELIQDFLFFLVLIFAAVLIGWGIFLVLDDGNEWKRMPHNRNGSKISLQKPTTEAMRPCQRARHWIQLYLIRHKTHEQEKAQQYLPTEAAEHPYPPEPVEQYYHPQIKTQVPQVEQHSKIREDSANQVDSPSSRELDLFRRHIRSRLAED
- the LOC117896805 gene encoding uncharacterized protein LOC117896805 isoform X2, whose translation is MDLSKAERQTPQEDNRQSSADYLKELIQDFLFFLVLIFAAVLIGWGIFLVLDDGNEWKRMPHNRNGSKISLQKPTTEAMRPCQRARHWIQLYLIRHKTHEQEKAQQYLPTEAAEHPYPPEPVEQYYHPQIKTQVPQVEQHSKIREDSANQVDSPSSRELDDIYAVD